The Procambarus clarkii isolate CNS0578487 chromosome 4, FALCON_Pclarkii_2.0, whole genome shotgun sequence genomic sequence tgtgtgtgtctggcaccTCACATGTGTatatctgctggtgtgtgtgtgtctagcacCTCACATGTGTatatctgctggtgtgtgtgtctggcaccTCACATGTGTgtatctgctggtgtgtgtgtgtgtagcacctCACATGTGTgtatctgctggtgtgtgtgtgtctagcacCTCACATGtgtcaagcccccccccccacactacactgAGCGCTCACACTTTACATTTGTATATAAACATAGACTTCCAGGAGTCAGGATCCGGGACTGAGTACATTGGCGTCTTGTTAATAAATACTTCAAAGTCTGCTGTGTTAGTGTCAATATCTGCCCCGGCAGGCCGCCCCCTGCCCCGGCAGGCCGCCCCTTGCCCCAGCAGGCCGCCCCCTTGCCCCAGCAGGCCGCCCCTTGCCCCGGCAGGCCGCCCCTTGCCCGCGGCGCGCCCCGGGCAAGGGGCGGCCTGTTCCCAGAGCACACTGTAGAGGTATACCCCTGGTGGTCACTGTAGAGGTATACCCCTGGTGGTCACTGTAGAGGTATACCCCTGGTGGTCACTGTACAGGTATACCCCTGGTGGTCACTGTAGAGGTATACCCCTGGTGGTCACTGTACAGGTATACCCCTGGTGGTCACTGTAGAGGTATACCCCTGGTGGTCACTGCAGAGGTATACCCCTGGTGGTCACTGCAGAGGTATACCCCTGGTGGTCACTGCAGAGGTATACCCCTGGTGGTCACTGCAGAGGTATACCCCTGGTGGTCACTGCAGAGGTATACCCCTGGTGGTCACTGCAGAGGTATACCCCTGGTGGTCACTGCAGAGGTATACCCCTGGTGGTCACTGCAGAGGTATACCCCTGGTGGTCACTGCAGAGGTATACCCCTGGTGGTCACTGCAGAGGTATACCCCTAGTGGTCACTGCAGAGGTATACCCCTGGTGGTCACTGTAGAGGTATACCCCTGGTGGTCACTGTAGACGTATACCCCTGGTGGTCACTAGAGGTATACCCCTGGTGGTCACTAGAGGTATACCCCTGGTGGTCACTGTAGAGGTATACCCCTGGTGGTCACTGTAGACGTATACCCCTGGTGGTCACTAGAGGTATACCCTGGTGGTCACTAGAGGTATACCCCTGGTGAAGGGAGTCAACAAAGAGGTAAACCTGTTCATGGAGGTAACGAGCGGTGGGTGCGCCGTGACGTCACTGGCTGTTAGCGCCTTCCTCACCACTCTGGGTCACCGccctccacccacccacacccactccacatacacccacaccggcctcaacacacccacacccactccacccacccacacctacacccactccacacacccacaccgccctccacacacccaccctccgCCCGTGTGGGCGTGAGAGAGCTTCTCAAGGagtcagagggagaggagaactctCTAAGCCACTGAACTGAGCATCTTCACATCGGAAATTTGAAGTGtgagtgcaacccgtcctcttaaaaataacgtcacttttggcgggtatgcgcggcgctatggccaaatttggacgtaatttgaaatgaaatcgactcacaaaagtgacgcactgttccgttttctgtttgagtcgtccggtttactcggccagcttagaagaggcaactttccattatcgtttttcataacgttttgaaactttatgagaatttcctgcccacctaacctatcagaggacccttaacttactgttgttgaaaaacaaaatcccaaatttattttcattttttttcatgttcaaattacgtccaaattcggccatacgggtaaacggccaaaagcgacgttatttttaagaggacaggttggtgagcGAGCggggcaggagagagagacggagCACCAGGACCCCGCCTGGAGCACCAGGAGAGAGACGGAGCACCAGGACCCCGCCTGGAGCACCaggagagaggtgtgtggtgtgtggtgactgtggtggtgtagcAGGCGCAGCAGCGTCCCTGGAGAGCACCACCACCGCCGCGCCCCCGTCCCAGGAAGCGAGGGGCAGGGCGCTCCGGACACGCTTTCATGGCTTACCGCAGGTTCGAGTCCCTTGTGCGTCATTGGGAGTGATGCTTCACAGAATGGAATTGTGGGTGTATCTTACCCAGAACACCGGGGAGACGTCCCCCACCAGGGGAGAGACGTCCCCACACCAGTACGCGCGCCcacgtaattacctaagtttagttacaggatgagagctacgctcgtggtgtcccgtcttcccagcactctttgtcatatgtgCGCGTCTACCTGTGCCTGGAGGGTGTACAGGTGAGCCTCGACCCCGCCTTACTAACCCGACGGTGTGTAACGCTGGCGGCTCCCAACCGCGGCTCACACTCCATTAGTGCGTCGCTAAATAAATGAAATCTCGAAAAATCCATAAAAAATAAGCAAGTGAGAGCGACAATCTCATTCCTACTCATCACTCATCATCACAATTGACAAGACAAATGgttgccgagcggacagcacgctggacttgtgatcctgtggtcctgggttcaatcccagacgccggcgagaaacaatgggcagagtttctttcaccctacgcccctgttacctagcagtaaaataggtacctgggtgttagtcagctgtcactggctgcttcctgggggtggaggcctggtcgaggaccgggccgcggggacactaaagccccgaaatcatctcaagataacctcaagaagccatGTGATGATTACAGAACTGTTGCATCTTAGTAGTTCATTTACACTAAGGAATGACTGTGTAATTTGTCATCATTTTGTATTAGGTGGAAGTTCTTCTTTAACCTTAAGTAAAGACGCCATCTTGACACTATTACCTTTTACAACTAGTAATTTGTGTGAGTCAAGACTGTCCGCAGTAACTTAAGTCATAGTTAAAGACAGACCCCCTCATCACAGCACCAGATGAGCCAGCACCACTGGCCTCTTCCCAATGGGGACAACTTCTTaccaacacacaaacacatcctTCTCATTActttaaaactaatttttttaaatattgttcACTGTCTTTGTTAGGATTGTATttgaaatttttatttttatttttcaataTTAGGAATATGTataaatattttcaaaatataaatgTGTAAACTGGATAGGCTCCATCCATACATATGCTTTGTGTGTCAATAGTAAATAAAGGCACAtaattcaatgtgtgtgtgtgtgtgtgtgtgtgtactcacctatttgtgcttgcgggggttgagctttggctctttggtcccgcctctcaactgtcaatcaactggtgtacagattcctgagcctactgggctctatcatatctacatttaaaactgtgtatggagtcagcctccaccacatcactgcctaatgcattccatccgttaactactctgacactgaaaaagttccttctaacgtctctgtggctcatgtgagtactcagtttccacctgtgtccccttgttcgcgtcccaccagtgttgaatagtttatccttgtttacccggtcgattcctctgaggattttgtaggttgtgatcatgtctccccttactcttctgtcttccagtgtcgtaaggtgcatttcccgcagcctttcctcgtaactcatgcctcttagtcctgggattagtctagtggcatacctttgaactttttccagcttcgtcttgtgcttgacaaggtacgggctccatgctggggccgcatactccaggattggtcttacatatgtggtgtacaagattctgaatgattccttacacaggttcctgaacgctgctctgatgttagccagcctcgcatatgccgcagacgttattctttttatgtgtgtgtgtgtgtgtgtgtgtgtgtgtgtgtgtgtgtgtgtgtgtgtgtgtgtgtgtgtgtgtgtgtgtgtgtgtgtgtgtgtgtattcacctagttgtgtttgcgggggttgagctttggctctttggtcccgcctttcaaccgtcaatcaacaggtgtacaggttcctgagcctattgggctctatcatatctacacttgaaactgtgtatggagtcagcctccaccacatcactgcctaatgcattacatttgtcaaccactctgactgtgtgtgtgtgtgtggggtccatAACAACACAAGAGGACTGGGTGGGAACTgaccccagcacccccccccccttgtgttgaTTCGTAAAAGTGAGTGTTGACGTAACTCACACCTCGCACACTGACACTCATCCGGGGCTTCGCTGAATTTGTGACGTCAGTGAAggggggccgggggggggagagaaccttaccttaccttgcgatgatttcggggctcaacctcCCCGAGGCCCGCTCTTCGACCAAACCATGCATTGTTAACACTAacaccagggagggagggaaggaaggaaggaaggaaggaacgaaggaacgaaggaaggaaggaaggaaggaaggaaggaaggaagagacagagacagagacagagagagagagagagagagagagagagagagagagagagagagagagagagagagagagagagagagagagagagagtgagagagagagagtgagagagtgagagagagagagagtgagagagagagagagagagagagagagagagagagagagaaagagagagagagagagagaaagagagagagagagagagagagagagagagagagagagagagagagagagagagagagagagagagagagagagagagagagagagagagagtgagtgagagagagcctATAATTCGAGGCACCTTCCTGGAAGCTGGGTGCTGGACTCAGAAGAAggggggccgggggggggagagaaccttaccttaccttgcgatgatttcggggctcaacctcCCCGAGGCCCGCTCTTCGACCAAACCATGCATTGTTAACACTAacaccagggagggagggaaggaaggaaggaaggaaggaacgaaggaacgaaggaaggaaggaaggaaggaaggaaggaaggaagagacagagagagacagagagagagagagagagagagagagagagagagagagagagagagagagagagagagagagagagagagagagagagagagagagagagagagtgagagagagagagagagtgagagagtgagagagagagagagtgagagagagagagagagagagagagagaaagagagagagagagagagagagagagagagagagagagagagagagagagagagagagagagagagagagtgagagagagcctaTAATTCGAGGCACCTTCCTGGAAGCTGGGTGCTGGACTCCAGTATTACCAGCCGGGTTCTGGGCGAGGGTCCCGCGCAGTACTGAGCAGTTGGGTAATATTGGTAGCGAAGAATGTCGTAGTTTACAGTGCTGTATCCTCACTGTATTTGGTGACTGTATAATGATGTATAAGGGGACAGGGAGAGGCGGCGCCTCTACACCGTCGTCACAGTTCTATCTGTAACAGTCTGGTCTCACAGTACCAATTATTTCTGTCGTGAGGGTCGGGTTACTGCCTTTGCCAAAACGTTTCTGGCAAGAGCTGCCGAGAATGACCCACTTTCCAGGGATCTCCAGATGGTAGTTATCCTGCACAGGTTCCTGCTGGTGTTCCAGGGACACATCTTCTCGCTGGTCGTGTCTCAGGAACTACTCGTAATAACAGATGTTACTAACTACCATTCCACATTTCCAAGATGCTGCTGCCTCAGACCAGTACTGGACCTTGTCACCGCGTCATAACCCAGACTTCTAGCAACATATCTCCTCCACATATTCTATCCCATGTCTTCTCCACTTCATAATGCCGAAATATGACAAGTGACGTACCGCTGTCGTACGTCACTTGTCTTAACTGACGTACGGTGGCTCCAGCAACACCCGGGATGGAGGCAGAAGTGTTGTCATATATATTTAACTTAGAGACGAGTATGAGCCGTATATTACCGCAggaagctggatggtgttgacatGTGAGGAGATTATCGGTGTTTACGGGTTTGTTTACTGTCTAACAGCCTTGACAACAGTTCccgcctcacaccccccccccccctacacctcaCCCGTAGTGTCTCTCATGTGTCGTGTCTGTCTCCAGCCcggcctccaaaaatggggtggtaagtgtaagaagacaaataagtgcaattatgtactattcataacagttaggaattgtacttattttcacttaatattaaatcgtactgtcaaatatattgtgaatatttgagtttacctgaaaaactgaatagaaaaccacgacctaacctgacCGTctaagtttttgaagataataattttattgcttcttaattacaattagtacttaaccaatAGCTGTATTGATGTTACAGTTTTatgaaactaataaaacaaaactaaaatatatcaataaattgtaaaataactcaggatattttaaaattttgtataaaatctatattgtttaataaacctgacgaagaaattcctgatatttaaaactattGTAcagcaaattgaaattgaaaacttcatcctaaaattttgagtgtcttaacagaaaacggggagaattaaatcgggggagggagttgggtaaatgtaacagccccataagtgcaattatgcactttatgacagtaagaaattgtacttattacacttagtattaaatcgtactgtcaattcggaggatgggttgcagcgtGTGTTTACTCATCATACTCAGTGTGCTTACTCATCATACTCAGTGTGCTTACTCATCATACTCACAGTGTGCTTACTCATCATACTCAAGGTACCGACTCATCATACTGAAGCTTCACTCAATACACAAAAGCCatctttaatatttatatattttgaattCCTTGACTAATGGCCGGGTGGAATGATAGCTATATAAAGGTGGCGCTTGTGACGAGGGCTTACCGAGCCTGACCTTGGGCTGAGAAGGGCtgtcagccagggccaccaaggtcaccatcacctcactgtcAGAGGGGAGGAGGTGTACTCTGTATTGATTGGTAACCATCAGGCCAGCCATGAGGGCACGGCACCAGGCACCACATGAGGGCACGGCACCAGGCACCACATGGCCATGAGGGCACGGCACCAGGCACCACATGAGGCCACGGCACCAGGCACCACATGGCCATGAGGGCACGGCACCAGGCACCACATGGCCATGAGGGCACGGCACCAGGCACCACATTACCATGAGGGCACGGCACCAGGCACCACATTACCATGAGGGCACGGCACCAGGCACCACATGGCCATGAGGGCACGGCACCAGGCACCACATGGCCATGAGGGCACGGCACCAGGCACCACATGGCCATGAGGGCACGGCACCAGGCACCACATTACCATGAGGGCACGGCACCAGGCACCACATGGCCATGAGGGCACGGCACCAGGCACCACATGAGGGCACGGCACCAGGCACCACATGAGGGCACGGCACCAGGCACCACATGAGGGCACGGCACCAGGCACCACATGAGGGCACGGCACCAGGCACCACATGCTTGTGCTGACTGTAAATCTTCACACGTTTTGGGAGCACCTTGAGCAGGGGCGTGgctgctgtctgcctgtccctggacggtgggggggggtgatccaTAATGATgacgggggggggaagagagagagagagagagagagagagagagagagagagagagagagagagagagagagagagagagagagagagagagagagagagaggagagatttttgttaattatcaggggaaagcaccaagccattacgactatataacactgggaagggtcaggataaggataatgtatgggacgggggaggggcgggggggaaggggggaaggaatggtgcccaaccacttggaccgtcgAATAAAATATTAACAGATGGATAGAAAAAGGAATCtgattttattttgttatttatgtTCACTTCAATCACTTAATATTTTCAATACCATTCCATATCTGCCCCCCCCCCGGTCcaggcgcgcgcgcgcgcagtAAGTATGACACCGGGTCCGGTTATTAGAGACATCCGGCCGCCACAATAACTGCTTCAAGGACACTCCTCTCTTACGGTGTCGGAAACACACCTAAGGAACAGCACAGGAATTTCTACACCACGAAAGAACCATCTTatagtttgtgtgtttgtgtgtttgtatgtttgtgtgtgtgtgtgtgtgtgtgtgtgtgtgtgtgtgtgtgtgtgtgtgtgtgtgtgtgtgtgtgtgtgagagtgtgtgtactcacctatttgtactcacctatttgtgcttgcgggggttgagctttggctctttggtcccgcctctcaactgtcaatcaactggtgtgtgtgtgtgtgtgtgtgtgtgtgtgtgtctaagaaGGAGTAAAGTCTAGTTCTTAATGCCCCTCCTAACAGCCTTGTATCAGTTCCGTTTCACCCTAACTACTCTGACTGTCAAATTCCTGGTCATAACGGGCCTGaaagttgtggctggaggtggcttcctcaaCCACTTCTTCAAGACCATTCCCCTTGTTAACTACCCGTACAGTGTAATACTACTTTCTTACGACCCTTAGGCTCATTTGTGCTTCCAGCTTCCGCCTGTGTCCTCTGGTACCAGTGACATCACCGTTGGTAGGCCAGACAACAGTGACATCACCGTTGGCAGGCCAGACAACAGTGACCTCACCGTTGGCAGGCCAGACAACAGTGACATCACCGTTGGCAGGCCAGACAACAGTGACATCACCGTTGGCAGGCCAGACAACAGTGACATCACCGTTGGCAGGCCAGACAACAGTGACATCACCGTTGGCAGGCCAGACAACAGTGACATCACCGTTGGCAGACCAGACAACAGTGACATCACCGTTGGCAGACCAGACAACAGTGACATCACCGTTGGCAGACCAGACAACAGTGACATCACCGTTGGCAGACCAGACAACAGTGACCTCACCGTTGGCAGGCCAGACAACAGTGACCTCACTGCTGGCAGGCCAGACAACCGTGACCTCACCGTTGGCAGGCCAGACAACAGTGACCTCACTGCTGGCAGGCCAGACAACAGTGACCTCACCGTTGGCAGGCCAGACAACAGTGACCTCACTGCTGGCAGGCCAGACAACAGTGACCTCACTGCTGGCAGGCCAGACAACAGTGACATCACCGCTGGCAGGCCAGACAACAGTGACATCACCGCCGGCAGGCCAGACAACAGTGACATCACCGTTGGCAGGCCAGACAACAGTGACATCACCGTTGGCAGGCCAGACAACAGTGACATCACCGTTGGCAGGCCAGACAACAGTGACATCACCGTTGGCAGGCCAGACAACAGTGACAAAGGTGATCATAAACAAAGGCCCATTAACACTTCTCTCCAATGGCGTCACGAAACAAGAGGAGTCGAACCATTGACCCAGTTCCCGGTCACGTCTTCGCCACACAAGGCTTGCTGAGGCTGGTAATAGCCTCCATCTTCTCATATATTACATTATAGtgtagatatatttatataagagaACGCCTGTCTCTTCAAAGTTGGAGGCCCGACGCTTACGGCcagcctcacccaaattggcagagggaatgtTCCGGTGTACGGGatctatcttgaggctatcttgagatgatttcggggctttagtgtccccgcggcccggttctcgaccaggcctccacccccaggaagcaacccgtgacagctgactaactcccaggtacctattttactgctaggtaacaggggcagagggtgaaagaaactctgcccattgtttctcgccggcggccaggat encodes the following:
- the LOC138371444 gene encoding germ cell nuclear acidic protein-like encodes the protein MVVILHRFLLVFQGHIFSLVVSQELLLPPVSSGTSDITVGRPDNSDITVGRPDNSDLTVGRPDNSDITVGRPDNSDITVGRPDNSDITVGRPDNSDITVGRPDNSDITVGRPDNSDITVGRPDNSDITVGRPDNSDITVGRPDNSDLTVGRPDNSDLTAGRPDNRDLTVGRPDNSDLTAGRPDNSDLTVGRPDNSDLTAGRPDNSDLTAGRPDNSDITAGRPDNSDITAGRPDNSDITVGRPDNSDITVGRPDNSDITVGRPDNSDITVGRPDNSDKGDHKQRPINTSLQWRHETRGVEPLTQFPVTSSPHKAC